From the Bacillus tuaregi genome, one window contains:
- a CDS encoding FAD-dependent monooxygenase, with translation MNYDFKTDVCIVGAGPAGALLAYLLSSHNISTILVERNENINKEFRGEHLNETGENILRKYDLFDELESIGLLRMDRVEYWDHGEVFRTIMPDERVNHCGIHVPQKHLLGLLLKKSEPLTLFKLLLNTKVVELVEADGQYTGVKAVKDGKEILISSKLIIGADGRFSTIRKLAGIPFAKIKHGYDLLWARIPAPVDWEPTVRMALVNDEQLALFTQQGGFIQIGWNIEEGSYSALRKQSITPFVQQLVDAFPQLEETVKASIQSWDDFVLLQVQSSKCETWVKNNLVIIGDAAHTMSPTGAIGINSAMKDADILFQILMDADVHKASSLELQLFEQLRKQEVDIQQQEQLRKEESFGKQFIPV, from the coding sequence ATGAACTATGATTTTAAGACAGATGTGTGTATTGTAGGCGCCGGACCTGCTGGTGCATTGCTTGCCTATCTGCTTTCAAGTCATAATATCTCAACGATTTTAGTTGAGCGGAACGAGAATATTAACAAAGAGTTTAGGGGAGAGCATCTAAACGAGACCGGCGAGAATATTTTACGTAAATATGATCTTTTTGATGAGCTGGAAAGCATTGGCTTATTAAGAATGGACCGGGTTGAATATTGGGACCATGGGGAAGTATTTCGGACGATTATGCCAGATGAACGAGTCAATCACTGCGGCATTCACGTCCCGCAGAAGCATCTTCTCGGCCTTTTATTGAAAAAAAGTGAACCACTCACCCTATTCAAGCTGTTATTAAATACAAAAGTGGTCGAATTAGTCGAGGCAGACGGTCAATATACGGGTGTGAAGGCAGTTAAGGATGGAAAAGAAATCTTGATTAGCAGTAAATTAATTATTGGTGCAGATGGACGGTTTTCAACAATCCGCAAATTAGCTGGCATTCCCTTTGCTAAAATCAAGCATGGCTATGATCTACTCTGGGCACGTATCCCAGCTCCAGTGGATTGGGAGCCAACCGTTCGCATGGCTTTAGTGAATGATGAACAGCTTGCCTTGTTTACGCAGCAGGGAGGGTTTATTCAAATCGGGTGGAATATTGAGGAAGGCTCGTATTCTGCGCTTCGAAAGCAGTCGATTACACCATTTGTCCAACAGCTAGTGGATGCTTTTCCGCAGCTGGAAGAAACGGTCAAGGCTTCAATTCAATCATGGGATGATTTTGTTTTACTTCAGGTGCAGAGCTCTAAATGTGAGACCTGGGTGAAAAATAATTTAGTCATTATCGGAGATGCTGCGCATACGATGAGTCCGACTGGAGCCATTGGTATAAACAGTGCCATGAAGGATGCCGATATATTATTTCAAATCCTGATGGATGCAGATGTTCACAAAGCTAGCAGTCTTGAACTACAGTTATTTGAACAGCTGCGCAAACAAGAAGTGGATATACAGCAGCAAGAACAGCTACGTAAAGAAGAATCATTTGGAAAGCAATTTATCCCGGTTTAA
- a CDS encoding DUF6044 family protein encodes MDSLHAHKEKKWIIIALIILAIYVAPLFILGENAHIRVHDNLDSNLAWYKVLRESGQIFGSIDAVVPQVMNGIPRNAYGTEFSGIVWLYALFPTMTAYALSQTITRVFAFIGMYWLLRDHLLAGKEWGFINVGAALAFALTPFWPSGMLSTLGMPLALWSFLHIRSGRRSWKQYLVLTLLPFYSSIVLGFFFFLFAMGVLWIIDVLRRKKHNLAFLLSLIYMAAVYCFVEYRLVYSFLFSTEPNSRDEYIHARLSIWRAIRLTFKNYVLGHTHVMTVHGLIILPILLAGFYLVWRKGWWRQEKYFVFLFILNFVLSLWYAFWFYKGWQPLAERFHFMNTFNFARFHFLRPLVIYASFAIALKIIWQNKKEFRPLVYFSLMAQLVLLGFFNEEIVYRSKPSVKEFYAEELFSEIKDYIGRPVEEYRVASVGLHPAIAQYNGFYTVDSYNNFYPLSYKHEFRKIIEKELAKNKKIRIYFDEWGGRCYLYTDELGKHYMFKKNTKKKLKAVQFNLEPFKKMGGTHILSAVPIVNADENRLELEKVFSSKEAIWKIYLYRAI; translated from the coding sequence TTGGATTCTTTACATGCTCATAAGGAGAAAAAATGGATTATCATTGCCCTTATTATTCTTGCTATTTATGTCGCACCACTGTTTATTCTAGGGGAAAATGCTCATATTCGAGTCCACGACAATCTAGATTCTAATCTGGCTTGGTATAAAGTATTGCGGGAAAGTGGACAAATCTTTGGGTCCATTGATGCTGTAGTCCCGCAGGTTATGAACGGAATCCCAAGAAACGCCTATGGTACAGAGTTCAGTGGAATTGTCTGGCTTTACGCCCTATTTCCAACCATGACAGCCTATGCATTAAGTCAAACGATAACAAGAGTATTTGCTTTTATTGGCATGTATTGGCTATTACGCGACCACCTCTTAGCCGGGAAAGAGTGGGGATTCATTAACGTCGGGGCAGCCTTGGCATTTGCTTTAACTCCGTTTTGGCCATCAGGTATGCTTAGCACACTGGGAATGCCGCTAGCTCTCTGGTCGTTTCTGCATATTCGTAGCGGCAGGCGGTCGTGGAAGCAGTATCTCGTGCTGACTCTGCTCCCCTTTTATTCGAGTATTGTCCTTGGCTTTTTCTTTTTTTTGTTTGCCATGGGGGTGCTCTGGATCATTGACGTATTGAGGCGAAAAAAGCATAACCTTGCCTTTTTACTTTCTCTTATCTATATGGCTGCTGTGTATTGCTTTGTTGAATACAGGCTTGTATATTCCTTTCTTTTTTCTACTGAGCCGAACAGTCGCGATGAATACATTCACGCCCGTCTCTCCATATGGAGGGCTATTCGCCTCACCTTTAAGAATTATGTGCTTGGACACACTCATGTCATGACCGTTCACGGCTTAATCATTTTGCCGATTTTACTGGCCGGCTTTTACCTGGTCTGGAGAAAGGGCTGGTGGAGACAGGAAAAATACTTTGTCTTTTTGTTCATCCTGAACTTTGTTTTATCGCTATGGTATGCCTTTTGGTTTTATAAAGGCTGGCAGCCTCTGGCAGAAAGGTTTCATTTCATGAACACCTTTAACTTTGCCCGCTTTCACTTTTTACGGCCGCTTGTCATTTATGCATCCTTTGCCATCGCCTTGAAAATCATCTGGCAAAATAAAAAGGAATTTCGACCACTTGTTTACTTTAGTTTAATGGCCCAGCTCGTACTATTAGGTTTTTTTAACGAAGAGATTGTCTACCGCTCGAAGCCTTCCGTGAAGGAGTTTTATGCTGAGGAATTATTCTCAGAGATTAAAGACTATATCGGTCGACCTGTAGAGGAATACCGGGTGGCAAGCGTTGGACTGCATCCAGCCATTGCTCAGTACAACGGGTTTTATACAGTAGACTCCTATAATAACTTTTATCCCTTGTCTTACAAGCATGAGTTTCGAAAAATCATTGAAAAGGAATTAGCCAAAAACAAGAAAATACGCATTTACTTCGATGAGTGGGGCGGACGCTGCTATTTGTATACGGATGAATTAGGGAAGCATTATATGTTCAAAAAAAATACGAAAAAGAAGCTTAAAGCTGTCCAATTCAATCTTGAACCCTTTAAAAAAATGGGTGGAACGCATATTTTGTCAGCCGTTCCGATTGTCAATGCCGATGAGAACCGCTTAGAGCTTGAGAAAGTATTCTCAAGCAAGGAAGCGATCTGGAAAATCTACCTGTATCGAGCTATTTAA
- a CDS encoding glycosyltransferase family 2 protein has translation MSTPVVTLVVPCYNEEAVLPHTMKVLEHYLQELTNDGVISDKSRLLFVDDGSKDETWKLIYKASLNTDRIRGLKLAGNAGHQNALLAGLFAAKSVSDCVISLDADLQDDITVIRQFIEKFNEGNEIVYGVRRKRDTDTLFKRKTAEGFYKIMAKMGVDLVYNHADYRLMSRRALEELERFDEANLFLRGIVPLIGFTSTYVYYDRQERTAGETKYPLKKMLSFAFNGITSFSITPIRIVLLTGCAFFFVSLFVLSYFLVLKYVGETEIGWTSLIISIWLIGGLQLMAIGLIGEYIGKVYQETKRRPKYIIDMDLLNLGIPEHMKEGIPEKETLIANSLSELNGN, from the coding sequence ATGAGTACACCAGTTGTTACACTTGTTGTGCCTTGCTATAACGAAGAAGCGGTTTTGCCCCATACGATGAAGGTCCTAGAGCACTATCTTCAGGAGTTAACAAACGATGGTGTTATCTCAGATAAAAGTAGGCTATTATTTGTTGATGACGGCAGCAAGGACGAGACCTGGAAGCTAATTTATAAGGCGAGCTTGAATACTGATAGGATTAGAGGGTTAAAGCTCGCCGGTAATGCAGGTCACCAAAATGCCTTACTGGCAGGCTTATTTGCAGCAAAATCTGTCTCCGATTGCGTGATTTCTCTTGATGCTGATTTACAGGATGATATTACGGTTATCCGCCAGTTTATTGAGAAGTTTAACGAAGGAAATGAAATTGTCTATGGCGTACGCCGTAAAAGGGATACTGATACATTATTTAAACGAAAGACTGCTGAGGGCTTTTATAAAATAATGGCAAAAATGGGGGTTGATTTAGTCTATAATCATGCTGATTACCGGTTAATGAGCAGACGTGCCCTTGAGGAACTGGAACGGTTCGATGAAGCGAATTTATTTTTACGCGGAATTGTACCGTTAATCGGTTTTACCTCTACATATGTGTACTATGATCGTCAGGAAAGGACTGCCGGTGAAACGAAGTATCCGTTGAAAAAAATGCTTTCTTTTGCATTTAATGGGATTACCTCCTTTTCGATTACACCGATACGCATAGTATTACTAACAGGCTGTGCTTTTTTCTTTGTCAGCCTTTTTGTTCTAAGCTATTTCTTAGTCCTGAAATATGTTGGTGAAACCGAAATAGGCTGGACCTCCTTAATTATCTCAATCTGGCTGATTGGGGGCTTACAGCTGATGGCTATTGGGTTAATAGGGGAATATATCGGAAAAGTGTATCAGGAAACAAAGCGAAGGCCAAAATATATTATCGATATGGACCTGCTTAACCTTGGTATTCCTGAGCACATGAAAGAG